In Vibrio sp. JC009, a single window of DNA contains:
- a CDS encoding AzlC family ABC transporter permease: MDCEVNKKSSRRAMLWQGIIAGLPLSVAVVPWGILAGSYAIDAGLNMLEAQAMSAILFAGSAQLVAAGLFKAGVGLGTMLLTTLFITSRHFLYSVSMREKIRSLPVRWRLILGFWLTDELFAICSSQSDKEFNRWFAAGAGGSFYLLWNLASFVGVIAGSQIPSLNDIGLDFAVAAMFIALVFPLIKTKPVLVAVLVSMVSSVCLAINNVEGGLMLASIMGMVSGYFCERFAVSKTDTPIQIEGESA, translated from the coding sequence ATGGATTGTGAGGTTAATAAAAAAAGCAGCAGAAGGGCGATGCTGTGGCAGGGGATAATTGCCGGGTTGCCTTTATCTGTCGCGGTTGTACCCTGGGGAATTCTCGCCGGCTCCTACGCGATTGACGCAGGTCTGAATATGCTGGAAGCCCAGGCGATGTCAGCTATTCTTTTTGCCGGGTCTGCTCAGCTGGTCGCGGCAGGATTGTTTAAAGCCGGAGTCGGGCTGGGCACCATGCTGCTGACGACTCTGTTTATCACTTCACGTCACTTTCTGTACAGCGTATCAATGCGCGAGAAAATCAGATCTCTGCCGGTACGCTGGCGTCTGATCCTCGGTTTCTGGCTGACCGACGAACTGTTTGCTATCTGTAGCAGTCAGTCTGATAAGGAGTTTAACCGCTGGTTTGCCGCCGGAGCCGGAGGGTCGTTTTATCTTCTCTGGAATCTGGCCAGCTTTGTCGGGGTTATTGCAGGAAGCCAGATCCCTTCGCTGAATGATATCGGGCTGGACTTTGCTGTTGCTGCCATGTTTATTGCTCTGGTATTTCCTTTAATCAAAACAAAGCCGGTTCTGGTTGCAGTGTTGGTTTCCATGGTTTCATCTGTGTGTCTGGCAATAAATAATGTTGAAGGCGGGTTAATGCTTGCGTCCATTATGGGAATGGTCAGCGGTTATTTTTGCGAAAGGTTCGCAGTCAGTAAAACAGATACTCCAATACAGATTGAAGGAGAGAGCGCATGA
- a CDS encoding FapA family protein: MWKELTRLSDDENSVIAQLPPQEEVGPTFSSDGLLRVLEELDVQSFYLDQDAVTLFVNSAREKKKKAYDGIVVAYKRNAEAEVLFEDHDLLATISVTGAYGGRGLNGPDILALLAEHKVAKGINKNALKKVMQMSAELGPGETFTQPVAAGLRAKNGKDVQFIPLVEDVNERVLRPQETNEKTEQVDMRDLGETIAVEKGELVLKRIPATRGTPGYTVTGAPILPTPGKDKVLKQGKGTVYDSEDPNLLRADISGMPIIRENTVDVDPALCLKNIDVSTGHVKFKGSIIITGNIEPGMIVRATGSITVGGFIESADVQAQEDITVGQGIIGPAVDEGEEKSCTVKTNGSINTKYAQFAFLQAMGDINMELHSLNNTIMCSGNLTVMDPSEKKGTLSGGAAKVGGGVKCVYLGVEGDTATFIQPFVRFNKYKTGLAELRNRYKDVQTKTMNVVRQEMEYKKKPKEERTPEGLAEIESLKQQNNEAIAKAKEKIDWAESELKRLLKENTVAAREKVYTRVTIQFGDETVLTKREHNAAVFSFDQYTIHCRRMVEGKEVDEEEEEL, from the coding sequence ATGTGGAAAGAGCTAACAAGACTAAGTGATGATGAGAACAGTGTCATTGCACAACTTCCTCCGCAAGAAGAAGTTGGGCCGACATTTAGTTCAGACGGACTGCTTCGTGTTCTTGAAGAGCTTGATGTTCAAAGCTTTTATCTTGATCAGGATGCAGTGACTCTGTTCGTCAACTCTGCACGTGAAAAGAAGAAAAAAGCCTATGACGGTATTGTTGTTGCGTATAAACGAAACGCCGAGGCTGAAGTTCTGTTTGAAGATCACGACTTGTTGGCGACCATTTCTGTTACCGGTGCGTATGGGGGTAGAGGACTTAACGGACCTGATATTCTGGCCTTACTGGCTGAGCATAAAGTGGCTAAAGGGATAAACAAAAATGCGCTGAAAAAGGTTATGCAGATGAGCGCAGAGCTTGGTCCCGGTGAAACCTTTACCCAGCCGGTAGCGGCTGGCCTCAGAGCTAAAAATGGTAAAGATGTTCAGTTTATCCCACTGGTTGAAGATGTGAACGAGCGGGTGCTCCGTCCTCAGGAAACCAACGAAAAAACCGAACAGGTCGATATGCGCGACCTGGGTGAAACTATCGCAGTCGAAAAAGGTGAACTGGTTTTAAAGCGCATTCCCGCCACAAGAGGTACTCCCGGCTACACGGTCACAGGAGCGCCCATTCTTCCCACACCAGGGAAAGACAAGGTTTTGAAACAAGGTAAGGGCACTGTATACGATTCAGAAGATCCGAATCTGCTTCGTGCTGATATATCTGGTATGCCAATTATCCGGGAAAATACCGTTGATGTGGACCCGGCGCTTTGCCTGAAAAATATCGATGTCTCCACTGGTCATGTTAAGTTTAAAGGCAGCATTATTATCACAGGTAATATTGAGCCGGGCATGATTGTAAGAGCGACGGGTTCCATTACCGTTGGTGGTTTTATTGAGTCAGCCGATGTGCAGGCTCAGGAAGATATTACCGTCGGCCAGGGAATCATTGGCCCTGCAGTTGATGAAGGTGAAGAGAAATCCTGCACCGTCAAAACCAACGGCAGCATCAATACTAAATACGCACAGTTTGCTTTTCTTCAGGCCATGGGCGATATCAATATGGAGTTGCACAGCCTGAATAACACCATTATGTGCAGCGGAAACCTGACAGTGATGGACCCTTCCGAGAAGAAAGGGACCTTGAGTGGTGGTGCTGCGAAAGTGGGTGGTGGTGTTAAGTGTGTTTATCTTGGTGTTGAAGGTGATACTGCGACCTTTATTCAGCCTTTTGTCCGCTTTAATAAGTACAAAACCGGGCTGGCTGAACTGAGAAATCGTTACAAAGACGTTCAGACTAAAACCATGAACGTTGTTCGTCAGGAAATGGAGTATAAGAAAAAGCCCAAGGAAGAGAGAACGCCTGAAGGCTTAGCTGAAATCGAATCTCTGAAGCAGCAGAACAATGAAGCCATTGCAAAAGCAAAAGAGAAAATTGACTGGGCTGAGTCTGAGCTAAAACGCCTTCTGAAGGAAAATACGGTGGCTGCCAGGGAAAAGGTGTATACCCGTGTGACGATTCAGTTTGGCGATGAGACTGTTCTTACCAAGCGGGAGCATAATGCTGCTGTCTTTTCTTTTGACCAGTACACCATTCATTGCCGAAGAATGGTTGAAGGCAAAGAAGTTGATGAAGAGGAAGAAGAGCTGTAA
- a CDS encoding AraC family transcriptional regulator, with the protein MTKNAKIKEKADYKITDELGGLEILSAKYDKQNFSRHSHEGYTIGVIDNGAQRFYRTGGHHVAPQDTIILVNADEVHSGHSATEGGWSYRAMYPLPEQLEQITKDLNLPKYGAPYFPEAVVADPELGNQLRLVFNTLENSDNRLLRETLIYGTLVKLIGKHARSRLNPDLQGKTQRQLLLVKEFLDDFPQADVSLDELARLAALSPYHLVRSFQKEFGLPPHAYQIQSRLRMARKLLKEGHSISDTAQECGFHDQSHFHRHFKKANGYTPGQYVKRL; encoded by the coding sequence ATGACTAAGAATGCAAAAATCAAAGAGAAAGCTGATTACAAGATCACCGACGAGCTGGGTGGCCTTGAAATTCTTAGTGCCAAGTATGATAAACAGAACTTTTCCCGTCACAGTCATGAAGGCTATACCATAGGGGTTATCGATAATGGTGCTCAGCGGTTTTACCGAACCGGCGGGCATCATGTTGCGCCACAGGATACGATCATTCTGGTTAATGCTGACGAGGTACACAGTGGCCACTCTGCAACCGAAGGGGGATGGTCCTATCGCGCTATGTACCCTTTGCCTGAGCAACTGGAACAAATCACAAAAGATTTAAATCTTCCGAAATATGGTGCGCCTTATTTTCCTGAAGCTGTGGTTGCTGACCCTGAATTGGGGAATCAGCTTCGTCTGGTTTTCAACACTCTGGAAAATTCCGATAACCGTCTGCTGCGTGAAACCCTTATCTACGGCACCTTAGTTAAGTTAATCGGTAAACATGCAAGGTCCAGACTGAATCCGGATTTGCAGGGAAAGACGCAGAGACAGCTGCTTTTGGTTAAAGAGTTTCTGGATGATTTTCCTCAGGCGGATGTGTCACTGGATGAGCTGGCCAGACTGGCTGCACTCAGCCCTTACCATCTGGTACGTTCTTTTCAGAAAGAGTTTGGCCTGCCACCACATGCCTATCAGATACAGTCACGTCTTCGCATGGCGAGAAAGCTGCTTAAAGAGGGGCACTCCATTTCTGATACTGCGCAGGAGTGTGGCTTTCATGACCAAAGCCATTTCCACCGCCACTTCAAAAAAGCCAACGGCTATACACCAGGCCAGTACGTAAAGCGGCTCTGA
- a CDS encoding IS110 family transposase, with protein MNKNITISIDLAKTVIQVAIINKHGKLSSNQKVSQSKLISMVAKHPKAVICMEACATAHYWGRKFQQAGHQVLLVPAQIAAKYRSGNKNDPNDALAIYEASQRTDIHFVPVKTVEQQDLACLLRLREGYIKQRTQLANRIRGLAMEYGIKFPIGINSLRKQLPFELENAENELTHAARFILNNLKEQLLALDTQIDDATQALTNQAKQNEDCKLLASLPGISWISGSALYARLGNASAYKCGRDASASIGLVPAHTGSGGRNINLGITKRGDRYLRALVVHGARAVVSHVKDKTDPLSQWIRSLLERNHVNKVVIALANKIVRMACAILKSKQPYQLKLA; from the coding sequence ATGAACAAGAATATCACTATTTCTATCGACCTTGCTAAGACTGTTATTCAAGTTGCGATAATTAATAAGCACGGAAAGCTTTCATCTAATCAAAAAGTATCTCAATCAAAGTTAATTTCAATGGTGGCTAAGCACCCCAAAGCTGTTATTTGTATGGAAGCTTGTGCAACGGCTCATTATTGGGGTCGAAAGTTCCAGCAGGCAGGACATCAAGTCTTACTCGTGCCTGCTCAGATCGCCGCTAAGTATCGCTCGGGAAATAAAAATGATCCCAATGATGCTTTGGCTATTTATGAAGCCAGTCAGCGGACAGATATTCATTTCGTTCCGGTTAAAACTGTTGAACAGCAAGATCTTGCCTGCTTACTAAGACTGCGGGAAGGTTATATTAAGCAACGAACACAGCTTGCTAACCGTATCCGGGGGCTTGCGATGGAATATGGCATCAAATTTCCCATAGGAATCAATTCGCTCAGAAAACAGCTACCGTTTGAGTTGGAAAATGCTGAAAATGAATTAACCCATGCTGCTCGGTTTATTCTAAATAATCTTAAAGAACAGTTGCTCGCGCTTGATACCCAAATTGATGATGCCACTCAAGCTCTTACCAATCAGGCAAAACAAAATGAAGATTGTAAGCTTTTAGCCTCGTTACCGGGTATTTCATGGATTTCAGGCAGTGCTTTGTATGCCAGGTTAGGAAATGCATCGGCTTATAAGTGTGGTAGGGATGCAAGCGCAAGCATTGGATTAGTGCCTGCTCATACAGGAAGTGGAGGTAGAAATATCAACCTTGGCATTACTAAGCGAGGAGATCGTTATCTCAGAGCTCTTGTCGTTCATGGTGCCCGAGCTGTAGTTAGTCATGTCAAAGATAAAACTGATCCACTTAGTCAGTGGATACGCTCTCTGTTAGAGAGAAACCATGTGAATAAAGTCGTTATTGCTCTAGCGAATAAGATAGTCAGGATGGCGTGTGCCATATTGAAATCAAAACAGCCTTACCAGCTTAAGTTAGCTTAA
- a CDS encoding ParA family protein has translation MKREQTIENLYQLAEQTKQVQADRIEIVLEERSDEHFPPMSKALMETRSGLTRRKLDDAINKLEEGGHQFTKNNANHYSISLPEAHMLMDAAGVPKFHERKNNSGNKPWVINVQNQKGGTGKSMTAVHLAACLALNLDKRYRICLIDLDPQGSLRLFLNPQISIEEHDTLYSAVDIMLDNVPEDVVVDKEFLEKNVLLPTQYPNLKTISAFPEDAMFNAEAWQYLSQNQSLDIVCLLKEKLIDQIADDFDIIMIDTGPHVDPLVWNAMYASNALLIPCAAKRLDWASTVNFFQHLPTVYEMFPEDWKGLEFVRLMPTMFEDDNKKQVSVLTEMNYLLNDQVMMATIPRSRAFETCADTYSTVFDLTIGDFEGGKKTLQTAQDAVQKSALELERVLHSNWSSLNQE, from the coding sequence ATGAAAAGAGAGCAGACGATAGAGAACCTCTACCAGTTAGCAGAACAGACTAAACAGGTGCAGGCTGATCGTATCGAGATTGTACTTGAAGAGAGAAGTGATGAGCATTTTCCGCCAATGTCAAAGGCATTGATGGAAACTCGTTCCGGGCTGACACGCCGAAAACTGGATGACGCAATCAATAAATTAGAAGAGGGCGGACATCAGTTTACTAAGAATAACGCGAATCACTATTCGATATCATTGCCGGAAGCGCACATGCTAATGGACGCAGCTGGCGTGCCTAAGTTTCATGAACGTAAAAATAATTCAGGCAACAAGCCGTGGGTGATTAATGTTCAGAACCAAAAAGGCGGTACCGGTAAGTCGATGACAGCCGTTCATCTGGCTGCCTGTCTTGCTCTGAATCTTGATAAGCGTTACCGCATCTGTCTGATTGACTTAGATCCTCAGGGCTCTTTACGCCTGTTTTTAAACCCTCAGATCAGCATCGAAGAGCATGATACGCTTTACTCTGCCGTTGATATTATGCTGGATAATGTGCCAGAAGATGTGGTGGTTGATAAAGAGTTTCTGGAAAAGAATGTGTTGCTTCCAACACAGTATCCAAACCTGAAAACTATTTCTGCCTTCCCTGAAGATGCGATGTTTAACGCAGAAGCCTGGCAGTACCTGTCTCAAAATCAGTCACTGGATATTGTTTGTCTGCTTAAAGAGAAGTTGATTGATCAAATCGCAGACGATTTTGATATCATCATGATTGATACCGGTCCGCACGTTGACCCACTGGTGTGGAACGCTATGTATGCATCAAATGCACTGCTTATTCCATGTGCGGCTAAGCGTCTGGACTGGGCTTCTACGGTTAACTTTTTCCAGCATCTGCCAACGGTTTATGAGATGTTCCCGGAAGACTGGAAAGGGCTTGAATTTGTTCGTCTGATGCCAACCATGTTTGAAGATGACAACAAGAAGCAGGTTTCAGTCCTGACTGAAATGAATTACCTGCTAAATGATCAGGTTATGATGGCGACAATACCGAGGAGTAGGGCGTTTGAAACCTGTGCCGATACTTACAGCACAGTGTTTGATCTGACGATCGGTGATTTTGAAGGTGGTAAGAAGACACTGCAGACAGCGCAAGATGCTGTTCAGAAAAGTGCGCTAGAATTAGAACGTGTGCTTCATAGCAATTGGTCTTCATTAAATCAGGAGTAA
- a CDS encoding GNAT family N-acetyltransferase — MQLHSDFLNKLNLLAGKANHRFAVVMEGEIDWKFQLLNNYLTDKEQSLVTKIGGEAVGEVQQLSYKQGQQLLGCERQTLIYDDLDGFDANSFTAATGALVGGGIMFILSSSGLLRHSWFKQSFSDLFCLSAETLPPELPKKEPVSSDENRFEDQNSAIEAIAKVLNGHRKRPLVITADRGRGKSAALGLAAAQLMQQRSTKILVTAPARKAVDPLFSHAKQKLAEITFSDKNRLQTSCSEIQFISPDELLRSKPDCDILFVDEASAIPVPMLISLVGNYHRIVFSTTVHGYEGCGRGFTIKFFDWLNRNRPGWKREHLNQPIRWSKNDPLEQWLFKTFLLDADLDDMPNTVPGSIADAEAVSLNLVSHEQLRTDSSLLRRCFALLVSAHYQTSPNDLIHLLQDPDTHLITVQLNSEIVGCLLVLREGGMDRVLAEGVLSGKRRPQGHLVATTIATQLCTPKAIEMKCLRVMRIAVHPGLQGKGIGSKALEQLSLLQEIDFDYIATSFGVTSELFSFWRSNHFVPLRLGAKRDPASGTHSILMVKKDDSNDWIGELHRRFARNLLLLLPETFVNTESELILQLLGNSKDTGEVSSAYRTELLQGYSSGVVSYESAFYDLYEFVSVRVIDKALPVHPMFIAKVLQRQSWPDVCHLFGFTGKKQAETFLKSELINYLNLQCKIE, encoded by the coding sequence ATGCAGCTCCACTCAGATTTCCTCAATAAATTAAACCTGTTAGCCGGGAAGGCAAATCACAGATTTGCTGTTGTTATGGAAGGGGAGATTGACTGGAAATTTCAGCTTCTGAACAACTACCTCACTGATAAAGAACAATCCCTTGTTACAAAGATTGGAGGCGAAGCAGTTGGAGAAGTGCAGCAACTTTCCTATAAACAGGGCCAGCAGCTTTTAGGGTGTGAGCGACAAACTTTAATCTATGATGATTTAGATGGCTTTGATGCAAACAGCTTTACGGCTGCGACCGGAGCTCTGGTTGGTGGAGGGATTATGTTTATTCTCTCTTCTTCCGGGTTGCTCAGGCACTCCTGGTTTAAACAAAGTTTCTCGGATCTGTTTTGTCTTTCTGCTGAAACTTTGCCGCCTGAGCTGCCAAAAAAGGAGCCTGTTAGTTCTGATGAAAACCGGTTTGAGGACCAGAACTCAGCTATCGAAGCCATCGCAAAAGTGTTGAACGGACACCGGAAACGACCATTGGTTATTACTGCGGACAGAGGTCGCGGCAAGAGCGCAGCCCTTGGCCTGGCAGCTGCGCAATTAATGCAGCAGAGAAGCACAAAAATTCTGGTGACAGCTCCGGCCCGTAAAGCAGTTGACCCTCTGTTTTCTCACGCAAAGCAGAAGCTCGCGGAAATTACATTCAGCGATAAAAACCGGCTGCAAACTTCTTGTTCGGAAATTCAGTTTATCTCGCCTGATGAGCTGCTAAGAAGTAAACCTGATTGCGATATTCTTTTTGTTGATGAAGCGTCAGCAATACCTGTTCCTATGCTGATCTCTCTGGTCGGGAATTACCACCGCATTGTGTTTTCCACAACGGTACACGGTTATGAAGGATGCGGGCGTGGTTTTACTATCAAATTTTTTGACTGGCTGAATCGTAACAGGCCGGGCTGGAAAAGAGAGCATCTAAATCAGCCTATTCGCTGGAGCAAAAATGATCCGCTGGAGCAGTGGTTATTTAAGACCTTTTTGCTGGATGCTGATCTGGATGATATGCCAAACACTGTTCCTGGTTCTATCGCTGATGCTGAGGCGGTTAGCCTGAATCTGGTCAGCCATGAACAACTAAGAACGGATAGTTCTCTTCTCAGGCGCTGTTTTGCTCTTTTAGTCAGCGCTCATTATCAAACATCGCCAAACGATTTAATTCATCTTCTTCAGGACCCGGATACCCACCTAATCACGGTTCAACTAAATTCAGAGATTGTTGGCTGCCTGTTAGTACTCAGGGAAGGGGGGATGGACAGAGTACTTGCTGAGGGCGTTTTGTCCGGGAAAAGACGACCTCAGGGACATCTGGTCGCGACGACAATTGCAACTCAACTCTGCACGCCAAAAGCCATTGAGATGAAATGTCTGCGGGTAATGCGGATTGCGGTTCACCCTGGTTTGCAGGGAAAAGGGATTGGTTCAAAAGCGTTGGAACAGCTTTCTCTTTTGCAGGAAATCGATTTTGACTATATCGCCACCAGCTTTGGTGTTACCTCTGAGCTGTTTTCATTCTGGCGGAGTAACCACTTTGTGCCGTTAAGGCTGGGAGCAAAACGCGACCCTGCGAGTGGAACACACTCAATTCTCATGGTGAAAAAAGATGACTCAAATGACTGGATTGGTGAGTTACACCGCCGTTTTGCGCGAAACCTGTTGTTATTATTACCTGAAACTTTTGTAAATACGGAATCTGAGCTAATTTTACAATTATTAGGAAACTCTAAAGATACGGGAGAGGTAAGCTCTGCCTATCGAACCGAACTATTGCAAGGCTATAGTTCCGGTGTGGTGAGCTATGAAAGTGCGTTTTATGATCTCTATGAATTTGTCAGCGTTCGTGTCATTGACAAAGCTTTGCCTGTTCACCCTATGTTCATTGCTAAAGTACTGCAACGGCAATCATGGCCGGATGTGTGTCACTTATTTGGCTTTACCGGTAAAAAGCAGGCAGAGACTTTTCTAAAGAGTGAACTAATAAACTATCTGAATTTACAGTGTAAAATTGAGTGA
- a CDS encoding ParB/RepB/Spo0J family partition protein → MAAIKTSELNAKLFGKANKRRATTPQEAQTAAKDKAQVIELAVAGQEVVEFELVRIPASEVESTTIVFEENAREQSFLNEHALSDVLVTLRERGQQYPAVGRKSEDGKVEVLDGSRRRMSCILAQKDFLIYVAENINSEHAKFLSDVANAHKPLSLYERGKEMQAKLDSGEAEDQKALAQMFQCSEALVSGALKAASLPLELLQAYPNVVDIGRPTIVKLHKHFSELSDEGREAVLNKCRTEGKSVWEESEAQGIARLTKEVSEHIEQWISEVAPAKKPVSNKKDLIKGRASYTRKGTSLAINLKKVDDGMVDEILAFIESKMQ, encoded by the coding sequence ATGGCAGCAATTAAGACTTCTGAATTAAATGCTAAGTTATTCGGTAAAGCAAACAAAAGAAGAGCGACAACCCCTCAGGAAGCTCAGACTGCAGCCAAAGACAAGGCTCAGGTTATTGAGCTGGCGGTAGCAGGGCAGGAAGTGGTTGAGTTTGAACTTGTCCGGATCCCGGCAAGCGAAGTTGAATCAACAACCATAGTGTTTGAAGAGAATGCTCGTGAGCAGTCATTTTTAAATGAACACGCTCTTTCTGATGTACTGGTTACACTTCGCGAACGCGGACAGCAGTATCCTGCGGTGGGTCGCAAGAGCGAAGACGGAAAAGTCGAGGTGCTTGACGGCAGTCGCCGAAGAATGTCCTGCATTCTTGCACAGAAAGATTTTCTGATTTATGTCGCAGAGAATATCAATTCTGAGCATGCAAAATTCCTGTCTGATGTCGCGAATGCGCATAAGCCTCTGTCGCTTTATGAGCGTGGCAAAGAGATGCAGGCTAAGCTGGATAGTGGCGAAGCGGAAGACCAAAAAGCGCTGGCACAGATGTTCCAGTGCAGTGAAGCTCTGGTTAGTGGCGCGTTAAAGGCGGCCTCTTTGCCGCTTGAGCTTTTGCAGGCTTACCCGAATGTGGTGGATATCGGCCGTCCGACTATCGTGAAATTGCATAAGCATTTTAGCGAACTTTCTGATGAAGGCCGTGAAGCTGTACTTAATAAATGCCGCACAGAAGGCAAGTCTGTGTGGGAAGAAAGCGAAGCTCAGGGTATCGCGCGGTTGACTAAAGAAGTTTCCGAGCATATCGAGCAGTGGATTAGCGAAGTTGCGCCCGCTAAAAAGCCGGTATCTAACAAAAAGGATCTGATAAAAGGCAGAGCAAGTTACACCAGAAAAGGCACCAGTCTGGCCATCAACCTGAAGAAAGTGGATGATGGAATGGTAGATGAGATCCTGGCTTTTATTGAGTCTAAGATGCAATAA
- a CDS encoding AzlD domain-containing protein, with the protein MNMVSILAMTAIVFLSRYLFLEPRVPLKLNGQALRFLSYSSPCVLTAIWSPIVFAPHGQLTLLSYNPYLLAAIAAVVLIWKTGNVLMTTLVSMVFFLVLNVVI; encoded by the coding sequence ATGAATATGGTATCCATACTGGCAATGACAGCTATCGTATTTCTCAGCCGTTATCTGTTCCTGGAACCAAGGGTTCCGCTGAAACTCAACGGGCAGGCGTTGCGGTTTTTAAGTTATTCCAGCCCCTGTGTGCTAACGGCTATCTGGAGCCCGATAGTGTTTGCTCCACACGGTCAACTGACGTTGCTGAGTTATAACCCTTATCTGCTGGCAGCGATAGCAGCAGTCGTCCTTATCTGGAAAACCGGAAATGTATTGATGACGACCCTGGTGAGTATGGTTTTCTTTTTGGTGTTGAATGTTGTTATTTAA
- a CDS encoding cytosolic protein, protein MFIHHVNGIDWLVITAFEELKTIFIEEAGAIPFCFSTASELNLIDQAKRTYGYLPTLSGVITDTGTFQSQDNEEDLNPQLACLVEGRGRVFIYHGGFVAFVDDEQTFITRMD, encoded by the coding sequence ATGTTTATCCATCATGTTAACGGCATCGACTGGCTGGTGATTACAGCTTTTGAAGAACTGAAAACAATATTTATCGAAGAAGCTGGTGCCATCCCCTTTTGCTTCTCTACCGCCAGCGAATTGAATCTGATTGATCAAGCCAAGCGAACTTATGGGTATTTGCCGACACTCAGCGGTGTAATCACCGATACTGGCACCTTTCAAAGCCAAGATAACGAAGAGGATTTGAACCCACAGCTTGCCTGCCTGGTTGAAGGCCGTGGTCGGGTGTTTATCTATCACGGCGGCTTTGTGGCTTTTGTGGATGACGAGCAAACCTTTATCACCCGAATGGACTGA
- a CDS encoding GNAT family N-acetyltransferase has translation MIREVTEDDAKKIADIYNHYVQNTTATFEEHPVSAQEMEQRIEKVQQSGLPWLVFELGDSILGYAYASVWNQRTAYRYTVETSVYLTSEAAGQGFGAELYQQLLDKLRDLSIRNVLSVITQPNPNSVALHESLGFKKAGEFSNVGYKFDKWLSVGYWQLQMFN, from the coding sequence ATGATTAGAGAAGTCACGGAAGACGATGCTAAGAAGATAGCGGATATCTACAACCATTACGTTCAAAACACGACAGCAACATTTGAAGAGCACCCTGTTTCTGCCCAGGAGATGGAGCAGAGAATTGAAAAGGTTCAACAGTCCGGCTTGCCCTGGCTGGTATTTGAACTGGGCGATTCTATTTTAGGTTACGCCTACGCTTCTGTCTGGAATCAAAGAACCGCTTATCGTTATACAGTGGAAACCTCGGTTTACCTCACCTCTGAAGCTGCAGGGCAGGGCTTCGGAGCCGAACTCTACCAGCAACTGCTGGATAAACTGCGGGATCTTTCCATTCGCAATGTTCTTAGCGTTATTACCCAGCCAAACCCAAACAGCGTTGCCTTACATGAGAGCCTTGGCTTTAAAAAAGCCGGAGAGTTCAGTAATGTCGGTTATAAGTTTGATAAGTGGCTGAGTGTCGGCTACTGGCAACTGCAAATGTTTAATTAG